The proteins below come from a single Lentimicrobiaceae bacterium genomic window:
- a CDS encoding CotH kinase family protein: MKKNVLLVLLFACFQLQLSIKAQPILPDNGELYIHSVVPRVDILIHPDTLAWIYENVESDQEFHATFVYDNNHIHDTIYNIGFRLRGNTSRYAQKKSFKVSFNSFIQGQKYFGVEKMNLNGEHNDPSVVRAGLYWEILREAHLAGPRANHVRVYINGNFYGVYTNVEHIDEEFAKTYFGNNDGNLYKCLWPADLGYRGSNPDDYKFMAGDRRTYELKINEEADDYSDLANFISVLNNTPLVDLPCELEKVFNVQDYLKIAAIDILTGNWDGYIYNKNNFYLYHNTATGLFEYIPYDTDNTFGIDWFGIDWASRNIYNWSNPDENRPLYTRLMQVPEYRDAFTYYTRQIIGQITSLAEFQNNITALKSQLEAYVAIDPYYPLDYGYTINSFNTSFTSGTGAHVPIGLLPFINSRNASALSQAENTQALPIVKYIGHNSPLAFQNITIKAFAEATALSGVEVEYRLNGAAWQQIPMHDDGTNGDTEANDNYFTANIDGMPGNTLLEFTIKAIDNQQIQNSKPCSPVQYTIPSTNSYNIYINEFMASNNSTIADENGEFDDWIELYNNGNQTIWLGDKYLTDNLSNPQKWALPDTNLAAGAYLLVWADGQPEQGALHTNYKLDKDAEEIGLFDNEENGFALLDGVTYTTQSTDISMGRVNDASPEWKFFNQPTPGSTNSMVGIDEISLYTLKFWPNPVSTGILYFSEKETFSIYNIQGQELMHFNHCNQASVAKLHKGMYLIRCEDGRSGRFIIN; this comes from the coding sequence ATGAAAAAAAACGTCCTTCTTGTTTTACTTTTTGCTTGCTTTCAATTACAGCTTTCTATCAAGGCTCAACCCATATTGCCTGACAACGGAGAACTTTATATTCATTCAGTTGTCCCGAGAGTCGACATTTTGATTCATCCTGACACACTGGCATGGATATATGAGAATGTGGAAAGCGATCAGGAATTTCATGCCACTTTCGTTTATGATAACAATCATATTCACGACACTATTTACAATATCGGGTTCAGATTACGCGGCAATACCTCCCGATACGCTCAGAAGAAATCATTTAAGGTTTCATTTAACTCTTTTATTCAGGGACAAAAGTATTTTGGCGTTGAAAAAATGAATCTGAATGGCGAGCATAACGACCCGTCGGTGGTACGAGCCGGATTATACTGGGAAATCCTCAGGGAGGCTCATCTTGCCGGCCCGCGGGCCAACCATGTAAGGGTTTACATTAATGGCAACTTTTATGGGGTATATACCAATGTAGAACATATTGATGAAGAATTCGCTAAAACCTATTTTGGCAACAACGATGGCAATCTTTACAAATGTTTGTGGCCTGCTGATTTAGGCTACCGCGGTTCCAACCCTGATGATTATAAATTTATGGCAGGCGATCGCCGCACTTACGAACTCAAAATCAATGAGGAAGCTGACGACTATTCAGATCTGGCTAATTTTATAAGTGTGCTAAACAACACTCCCCTGGTCGATTTACCTTGTGAGCTTGAAAAAGTATTCAACGTTCAGGACTATCTTAAAATTGCAGCTATTGACATCCTCACCGGCAACTGGGATGGCTATATTTACAACAAAAACAATTTTTACCTGTATCACAATACCGCAACAGGTCTTTTTGAATACATCCCTTACGACACCGATAATACTTTTGGCATCGATTGGTTTGGCATTGACTGGGCTTCGAGAAATATTTACAATTGGTCGAATCCCGATGAAAACAGGCCACTGTACACACGACTGATGCAGGTGCCTGAGTACCGCGATGCTTTTACTTATTATACCAGGCAAATTATAGGGCAGATAACCAGCCTTGCAGAATTTCAAAACAACATCACCGCATTAAAAAGCCAGCTTGAAGCATACGTAGCCATCGACCCATACTATCCTTTGGATTACGGATATACAATAAACTCATTCAATACATCCTTTACATCGGGCACCGGAGCGCATGTTCCCATTGGTCTTTTGCCATTTATTAACAGCCGCAATGCCAGTGCGCTTTCTCAGGCCGAAAACACTCAGGCTCTTCCTATTGTTAAATACATCGGACACAACTCCCCGCTTGCTTTTCAGAATATTACGATAAAAGCATTCGCTGAAGCAACTGCATTAAGCGGGGTTGAGGTCGAATACCGTTTAAACGGTGCTGCATGGCAGCAAATACCCATGCACGACGACGGAACCAACGGAGATACAGAAGCCAATGACAACTATTTTACAGCAAACATTGACGGAATGCCAGGAAATACCCTTCTGGAATTTACAATAAAAGCAATTGACAACCAGCAGATACAAAACTCAAAACCCTGTTCACCAGTTCAATACACTATTCCATCCACAAACTCTTACAACATTTACATCAATGAATTTATGGCAAGCAACAATTCAACCATTGCCGATGAAAATGGAGAATTTGACGACTGGATAGAGTTGTATAACAATGGAAATCAAACAATCTGGCTTGGCGATAAATATCTGACCGATAACTTGTCGAACCCTCAGAAATGGGCTCTGCCTGATACAAATCTGGCTGCTGGAGCTTACCTTTTGGTATGGGCTGACGGACAGCCTGAGCAAGGCGCCTTGCACACCAACTATAAGCTTGATAAAGATGCTGAAGAAATCGGACTGTTCGACAACGAAGAAAACGGCTTCGCTTTGCTCGATGGGGTTACTTATACAACACAGTCTACTGACATTTCAATGGGCAGGGTAAATGACGCTTCTCCTGAATGGAAATTTTTCAATCAGCCTACTCCCGGAAGCACCAACAGCATGGTAGGAATAGATGAAATTTCGCTTTATACGCTCAAATTCTGGCCGAATCCGGTTTCAACCGGAATACTGTATTTCTCCGAAAAGGAAACATTTAGCATTTACAATATTCAGGGGCAGGAATTGATGCACTTTAATCATTGCAATCAGGCCTCTGTAGCGAAACTTCACAAAGGCATGTATCTGATAAGGTGTGAAGACGGCAGAAGTGGCCGGTTTATCATTAACTAA
- a CDS encoding HAD-IA family hydrolase has translation MQNNRFDAVIFDLDGVITKTALVHSTAWKKMFDDFLKDWEKSHQLPFREFTHSGDYLPFVDGKPRYKGVEDFLKSRGIALPLGNPSDTHEMETICGLGNRKDFAFNEILKRDGVGVYESTVDLIRQLKLQNIRVGVASSSKNCGPVLEAAGLLSLFETRVDGVVSAELGLKGKPEPDIFTTAADNLGVAYDRSVIVEDAVSGVQAGQKGAFGLVIGIAREENSRELLLNGADIVVDDLQEIGIDRINAWFEKGLEDDKWSITYHAYEPSKERTREALLAVGNGYFGTRGAMEETDSNQVNNPGTYIAGLYNRLASKVGDRMVENEDFVNVPNWLPVNFKIDNGDWFDFNKAEFTDFKKRLNFKNGVFCRHMVVVDEQGRKTEIVSRRMASMANPHQAAIQYKLTPLNYSGQITICSGINGDIINDGVERYKQLNQQHLKPGFQGALDNLVWVSVETTQSAVHVAEAAHHRVFIDGHELKVNGTPVIEPARAYLMFEIQAEKGKELLLEKAASIYTSKHDDVKEPLAEAKNTALKSGLFEEMLAESAVVWQQLWEKIDVELEGNRMDQKLLRLHLYHLMVSASHHNATIDASFTARGLHGEAYRGHIFWDELFILPLYNLQLPEAAKATLMYRYNRLPKAREYAREYGYTGAMFPWQSGSDGREETQVVHLNPLNGEWGDDYSSLQRHVSLAIAYDIWEYYHTTGDLEFLIKSGAEMFLDICRFWTGKSELNTETGRYSIAKVMGPDEFHEQYHGSTEGGLRDNAYTNIMVVWAIDKAFEILSLLGNDAAEVKSRLNLSDEELVRWKDISRKLNIVISPEGIISQYDGYFDLKELDWDYYRQKYGNIYRLDRILKAEGKSADEYKVAKQADTLMAFYNLDSAEVRTILDELGYKMQDDYLEKNLAYYLARTSHGSTLSRVVHALLANMIGDRKLSWELYQDALSSDYNDIQGGTTAEGIHMGVMAGTVLIAIYAYAGLNLRGSHIKINPNLPDAWKSLKFGFSFRGNRLIVKVNKDSVEIKGLNIQSPIEVEIGGERIKLTSNELVKVLL, from the coding sequence ATGCAGAATAATCGTTTCGATGCCGTAATTTTTGACCTGGATGGGGTCATAACTAAAACCGCTTTGGTACATAGTACAGCCTGGAAAAAGATGTTTGATGATTTTCTGAAAGATTGGGAAAAATCTCACCAGCTTCCATTCCGCGAGTTTACGCATAGCGGTGATTATCTGCCATTTGTTGATGGAAAACCACGTTATAAGGGCGTCGAAGATTTTTTAAAGTCAAGAGGTATTGCCCTGCCTTTGGGGAATCCATCCGATACACATGAAATGGAAACAATCTGTGGCCTGGGAAATCGCAAGGATTTTGCCTTTAATGAAATTCTTAAAAGGGACGGTGTTGGCGTTTACGAAAGTACAGTAGATTTAATCAGGCAGTTAAAATTACAGAACATAAGGGTAGGGGTAGCTTCTTCCAGTAAAAATTGCGGTCCGGTACTTGAAGCAGCCGGGTTGCTTTCTCTTTTCGAAACCCGCGTCGATGGAGTTGTTTCTGCTGAACTGGGTTTAAAAGGTAAGCCTGAACCTGATATTTTTACCACAGCTGCTGATAATCTTGGCGTTGCCTATGATCGGAGCGTGATTGTTGAAGATGCTGTTTCAGGAGTACAGGCAGGCCAAAAAGGAGCTTTCGGACTCGTAATTGGTATTGCTCGTGAAGAAAACTCCCGCGAACTTTTGCTTAATGGAGCTGATATTGTGGTTGATGATTTACAGGAAATTGGAATTGACCGTATCAATGCGTGGTTTGAAAAAGGATTGGAGGACGATAAATGGTCAATTACTTACCATGCTTACGAACCTTCAAAAGAAAGAACCCGCGAAGCTCTGCTGGCTGTCGGAAACGGTTATTTCGGTACAAGGGGCGCCATGGAAGAAACTGACTCGAACCAGGTAAATAATCCGGGCACTTATATTGCTGGTTTATACAACAGGCTTGCTTCCAAAGTAGGCGACCGTATGGTTGAAAATGAAGACTTTGTGAATGTTCCAAACTGGTTACCTGTTAATTTTAAAATAGATAATGGTGATTGGTTCGACTTTAATAAAGCTGAATTTACAGATTTTAAAAAACGCCTGAATTTCAAAAATGGGGTCTTTTGCAGGCACATGGTTGTGGTTGATGAGCAAGGCCGGAAAACTGAGATTGTTTCGCGGCGTATGGCCAGTATGGCTAATCCTCATCAAGCTGCAATTCAATATAAATTAACACCTTTAAATTACAGCGGACAAATAACAATTTGCAGCGGAATAAACGGTGATATCATAAACGATGGAGTTGAACGTTATAAGCAACTTAATCAGCAGCATCTGAAGCCCGGTTTTCAAGGGGCTCTTGATAATTTGGTTTGGGTTTCAGTTGAAACAACTCAATCTGCCGTTCATGTTGCTGAAGCCGCTCATCATCGTGTTTTTATTGATGGGCATGAACTGAAAGTCAACGGAACGCCTGTTATTGAACCTGCCAGGGCATATTTAATGTTTGAAATTCAGGCAGAAAAAGGAAAAGAACTGCTTCTTGAAAAAGCAGCATCTATCTACACCTCAAAGCACGACGATGTTAAAGAACCGCTGGCTGAAGCTAAAAACACTGCATTAAAAAGTGGATTGTTTGAGGAGATGCTGGCTGAAAGTGCTGTTGTATGGCAACAACTCTGGGAAAAAATTGATGTTGAGCTTGAAGGAAACAGGATGGATCAGAAACTGTTGCGTCTGCACCTCTACCATCTAATGGTTTCAGCTTCTCATCACAATGCTACTATTGATGCAAGCTTTACTGCCCGCGGACTGCATGGCGAAGCTTACCGCGGACATATTTTCTGGGACGAACTGTTTATTCTGCCTTTGTATAATCTTCAGCTTCCCGAGGCTGCAAAAGCTACGCTGATGTACAGGTACAACCGCCTGCCCAAAGCGCGTGAATATGCCCGTGAATATGGCTATACAGGGGCTATGTTTCCCTGGCAAAGTGGAAGTGATGGCCGCGAAGAAACACAGGTGGTGCACCTTAATCCTTTGAATGGAGAGTGGGGTGACGATTACAGCTCATTGCAACGCCATGTTTCATTAGCTATTGCATATGACATCTGGGAATATTATCACACAACCGGCGATTTAGAGTTCCTGATAAAATCTGGAGCAGAGATGTTTCTTGATATCTGCCGGTTCTGGACAGGCAAATCTGAATTAAATACGGAAACCGGCCGGTACAGTATTGCTAAAGTAATGGGGCCCGATGAATTTCATGAGCAATATCATGGGTCAACCGAAGGCGGTTTGCGCGATAATGCCTATACAAATATTATGGTTGTTTGGGCTATTGATAAAGCTTTCGAAATTTTAAGCTTGCTGGGTAATGATGCCGCTGAAGTTAAAAGCAGACTTAATCTGAGTGATGAAGAACTTGTACGGTGGAAAGACATTTCACGAAAACTCAATATTGTAATTTCACCCGAAGGAATTATTTCGCAATATGATGGTTATTTTGATCTCAAAGAGCTTGACTGGGATTACTACCGTCAGAAGTACGGAAATATTTATCGCCTCGATCGTATCCTGAAAGCTGAAGGAAAATCGGCTGATGAATATAAAGTGGCAAAACAGGCCGATACTTTAATGGCATTTTATAACCTCGATAGTGCCGAAGTCCGCACTATTCTTGATGAATTGGGCTATAAAATGCAGGATGATTATCTGGAAAAGAATCTGGCTTATTATCTGGCCCGAACCTCTCATGGTTCAACCCTAAGCCGTGTGGTACATGCATTGTTGGCAAATATGATAGGCGACCGTAAGTTAAGCTGGGAGCTTTATCAGGATGCTCTAAGCAGCGATTATAATGACATTCAGGGAGGTACCACTGCTGAAGGCATTCATATGGGGGTAATGGCTGGTACTGTTTTGATTGCTATTTATGCTTATGCCGGCTTGAATTTGAGGGGGAGTCACATCAAAATTAACCCTAATTTGCCTGATGCCTGGAAAAGTTTGAAATTTGGATTTTCATTCAGAGGTAACAGGTTGATTGTTAAGGTTAATAAGGATTCAGTTGAAATTAAAGGTTTAAATATTCAATCACCTATAGAAGTTGAAATTGGGGGCGAAAGGATTAAGCTGACCAGTAATGAATTAGTTAAAGTATTACTTTAA
- a CDS encoding NAD(P)/FAD-dependent oxidoreductase, with translation MSLNIPDTKQKRMVVIGAGFAGLKLVRSLQGSPFQIILIDRNNFHQFQPLFYQVATAGLEPSAISFPLRKIFQKRKNLHIRLTEVVQIDTENKVIKTLLGDLRYDVLVLATGATTNFFGMQQIAEASLPMKTVGEALNLRNTILKNYEAALTCDSINEMESLLSIVIVGGGPTGVELAGALAEMRTYVLPKDYPELNFREMKVYLVEASSKLLSSMSEKASLGAYNFLEKLGVQIYTGVQVTGYQNDQVLLHNGEHLNAHTLIWAAGVRGEYMEGISEAHAGRGSRIIVNEFNQVIGLDSVYAIGDIALMMSDAYPNGHPQVAQVAIQQAAALARNLTSRQKNNNWKAFHYLDKGAMATIGRNKAVVDLPAIRFKGFFAWIIWMFVHLMSIVGTKNRLLIFINWLWNYLTYDQSLRLIIKPGKGNP, from the coding sequence ATGTCGTTGAATATTCCCGATACAAAGCAAAAAAGAATGGTCGTCATTGGCGCTGGTTTTGCCGGCCTGAAACTGGTAAGATCGTTGCAGGGTTCTCCATTTCAGATAATTCTTATCGATCGCAATAATTTTCATCAGTTTCAGCCCTTGTTTTATCAGGTAGCAACGGCAGGCCTTGAACCAAGCGCTATATCATTTCCTCTCAGGAAGATTTTTCAGAAAAGAAAAAACCTTCATATCCGGCTTACAGAAGTTGTGCAGATTGATACAGAAAATAAAGTAATAAAAACCTTATTGGGCGACCTGAGGTATGATGTTCTTGTACTGGCAACTGGTGCTACCACCAATTTCTTCGGTATGCAACAAATTGCTGAAGCATCATTGCCCATGAAAACAGTTGGTGAAGCACTGAATCTGCGCAATACGATTCTTAAAAATTATGAAGCTGCATTAACTTGTGATTCCATCAATGAAATGGAGTCGCTTTTAAGTATTGTTATTGTGGGGGGCGGGCCTACCGGTGTTGAGCTGGCAGGTGCTTTGGCCGAAATGCGAACATATGTATTGCCCAAGGATTATCCGGAGCTGAATTTCCGGGAAATGAAGGTTTATCTGGTGGAGGCTTCATCAAAGCTTTTGAGCAGTATGTCTGAAAAAGCATCACTAGGAGCTTATAATTTTCTTGAAAAACTGGGTGTGCAGATTTATACAGGAGTGCAGGTTACCGGCTATCAAAACGATCAGGTTTTATTGCACAATGGTGAGCATCTGAATGCCCACACACTTATCTGGGCGGCAGGGGTGAGAGGCGAATATATGGAAGGTATTTCCGAAGCTCATGCGGGCAGAGGCAGCCGGATAATTGTAAATGAGTTTAACCAGGTAATCGGACTCGATTCAGTTTATGCTATCGGCGATATTGCTTTGATGATGTCAGATGCTTATCCCAATGGGCACCCGCAAGTAGCCCAGGTTGCTATTCAGCAGGCGGCTGCGCTGGCCAGAAATCTGACTTCCCGACAGAAAAATAATAACTGGAAAGCTTTCCATTACCTTGATAAAGGGGCAATGGCAACCATTGGCAGAAACAAAGCTGTTGTTGATTTGCCTGCTATTCGTTTCAAAGGTTTTTTTGCCTGGATAATTTGGATGTTTGTTCATTTAATGTCAATAGTAGGCACTAAAAACCGTTTGCTTATCTTCATCAATTGGCTTTGGAATTATTTAACTTATGATCAATCGCTCCGGTTAATTATCAAACCGGGGAAAGGAAATCCTTAA